The following are encoded together in the Salvia hispanica cultivar TCC Black 2014 chromosome 6, UniMelb_Shisp_WGS_1.0, whole genome shotgun sequence genome:
- the LOC125193708 gene encoding receptor like protein 22-like translates to MGNFIFSFLFSILFLNSFTLSLDSITDKNALISFKNSITSDPYAILSTNWSQNTSACNWIGVSCGLKHGRVTALNLSGYDLAGTVSPHLGNLSFLKYMDISSNSFTGILPFELSKLRRLKVMNLGVNSFTGEIPTWLGSLPQLEKLYMYNNTFLGEIGSLSMLRELLLGANDFTGIIPEELGNLSQLEVLSIPSSSLTGNIPSSVFKISSLKCMKLFNNSLSGNIPSDICDNLPNIQVLHFWNNLLFGEIPSNIWKCTQLQRLALALNHFSGKISSEIGNLSMLKMLWLGSNDFRGMIPEEIGNLSRLEKLSISASSLTGNIPSSLFNISSLKIINLSNNGLSGNIPTFHSLPNLEELHLSRNNLQGWLPSDLCSSNISNIKTLELYGNQLEGHIPQNIWKCTHLETLLLVDNNLNGNIPFEIGNMSMLRELYLGENDFQGEIPTSITNASQLTAIYLSSNSFTGPVPNFANLRQLQVLSLSENNLTGVDSPNQELGFLSSLTNCPNLFWLDISNNPMMNGILPASIRNLSTSLSSFRASNCSIRGIIPPETGNLRHLEVLDLSKNHLTGFIPTTFPMGCSLESLDLNSNKLAGSFPQSLSNCPNLQVLDIGNNRIQDTFPVWTGNLIDLCVLILRSNNFSGTIPSHTSNATLPFPMLQVFDISHNAFIGNLPHEYLMNFKAMMDAWEIHRGERDLSRLYIDSLTITMTLTVKGIDREYKRILKTLTTIDMSSNRFSGSIPNIIGNLSSLIYLNLSHNCLTGGIPASLGNVPQLESLDLSSNRLEGEIPTELTKLKFLSAINLSMNHLSGMIPQSSGQFPTFDNTSYVGNSGLCGFPLSQKCEESSPTGMLQEDDDGDYGILEGFCWQAVVSGYGCGFVIGLIVGCVILGYGRPKWLVEWIYRFYRIKMRSRRGNVEPQRRRRRTRRQEVCNWVGVSCGLKHGRVTALNLSGYDLAGTVDPRLGNLTFLRCLDISSNSFTGILPFELSKLRRLKVMNAGVNSFTGEIPTWAAATLPLLRPEPDPLDGTPLYAATQPQFQFSGYQLPPPNTDQLPYPYTHQQPPRSKANSCWYPPNPPQQLQQGQSLPPSCWEPPYQHQQFSWSAYEQPPTWKPSCWGLPASRATRIAECLIGDETGTILFTASNDQGLVCDNALACALN, encoded by the exons ATgggaaattttattttttcctttcttttttcaatcttATTCTTAAATAGCTTTACCCTCTCCTTGGATTCTATTACTGATAAAAATGCACTTATTTCCTTCAAAAACTCCATCACATCCGACCCTTATGCTATCTTGAGCACCAATTGGTCTCAAAATACTTCAGCTTGTAATTGGATTGGTGTGTCGTGTGGCCTCAAACACGGCCGTGTCACTGCTCTGAATCTCTCAGGCTACGACCTTGCTGGAACTGTATCTCCACATCTCGGAAACCTTTCGTTTCTCAAATATATGGATATCAGTTCCAACAGTTTCACGGGAATCTTACCATTTGAGCTCTCTAAACTGCGTCGTTTGAAGGTGATGAATTTGGGAGTGAATTCGTTCACCGGTGAAATTCCAACATGGTTGGGCAGTTTACCTCAACTAGAGAAACTCTATATGTACAACAACACTTTCTTAG GTGAAATTGGAAGTTTGAGTATGCTTAGAGAGTTGTTGCTCGGTGCTAACGATTTCACAG GAATAATCCCTGAAGAACTAGGGAATCTTTCCCAGTTAGAGGTGTTGAGCATCCCATCCTCCTCTCTGACAGGAAATATTCCATCTTCAGTGTTCAAAATATCTTCATTGAAATGCATGAAACTCTTTAACAACAGTTTGTCTGGAAATATCCCAAGTGATATATGCGACAATCTTCCAAATATTCAAGTACTTCATTTTTGGAACAACCTACTTTTCGGAGAAATTCCATCAAACATATGGAAATGCACACAGCTTCAGCGGTTAGCATTAGCTCTCAATCATTTCAGTGGAAAAATCTCAAGTGAAATTGGAAATTTGAGTATGCTTAAAATGTTGTGGCTCGGCTCTAATGATTTCAGAG GAATGATCCCTGAAGAAATAGGGAATCTTTCACGGTTAGAGAAGTTGAGCATCTCAGCCTCCTCTCTCACCGGAAACATTCCATCTTCACTATTCAACATATCTTCATTGAAAATCATAAACCTGTCCAACAACGGTTTGTCTGGAAATATCCCAACTTTTCACAGTCTTCCTAACTTAGAGGAATTACATCTGTCTCGTAACAACTTACAAG GTTGGCTCCCAAGTGATCTGTGCAGCAGCAATATCTCAAACATCAAAACACTTGAGCTCTATGGGAATCAACTTGAAGGGCATATTCCacaaaatatatggaaatgcaCACATCTTGAGACCTTGCTATTAGTCGACAACAATCTCAATGGTAACATCCCATTCGAAATTGGGAACATGAGCATGCTTAGGGAGTTGTATTTGGGTGAGAACGACTTTCAAG GTGAAATTCCAACCTCTATCACCAATGCTTCTCAGCTTACTGCGATATACTTGAGCAGTAACTCATTCACTGGTCCCGTTCCCAACTTTGCTAATCTAAGACAGCTGCAAGTCCTTAGCCTCAGCGAAAATAATCTGACTGGAGTAGACTCGCCGAATCAAGAATTGGGATTTCTCTCTTCCTTAACAAACTGCCCAAATTTGTTTTGGTTGGATATCAGTAACAATCCGATGATGAATGGTATCCTTCCAGCTTCCATTCGGAACTTGTCTACTTCTCTTTCCAGCTTTAGAGCATCTAATTGCAGCATCAGAGGTATAATTCCTCCTGAAACTGGAAATTTGAGGCATTTGGAAGTTTTGGATTTATCCAAGAATCATCTCACAGGATTCATCCCAACTACATTTCCAATGGGTTGTAGTCTCGAGTCACTAGACttaaattctaataaattGGCAGGATCTTTTCCCCAATCCCTTTCCAATTGTCCAAATCTGCAAGTTCTCGATATTGGAAACAATAGAATACAAGACACCTTTCCAGTTTGGACTGGAAATCTCATTGATCTTTGTGTCCTCATATTGAGATCCAACAACTTTAGTGGTACCATTCCTTCTCACACTTCCAATGCTACTCTTCCATTCCCCATGCTGCAAGTTTTTGATATATCCCATAATGCATTCATCGGCAATCTGCCCCatgaatatttgatgaattttaaaGCGATGATGGATGCATGGGAGATTCACCGAGGAGAACGAGATCTGTCTCGATTATACATAGATTCATTGACAATAACAATGACATTAACAGTGAAAGGTATTGATAGAGAATATAAGAGAATTCTGAAAACCTTGACAACCATCGACATGTCATCCAACAGATTCTCAGGCAGTATCCCAAACATCATAGGAAATCTGAGTTCCTTGATATATCTGAATCTGTCTCACAATTGCCTCACAGGAGGTATACCTGCATCTCTTGGAAATGTGCCACAACTCGAGTCGTTGGACCTGTCTTCAAACCGATTGGAAGGGGAAATTCCAACAGAGCTTACAAAGCTCAAATTTCTTTCGGCGATAAACCTGTCCATGAATCATCTTTCAGGGATGATACCTCAATCCAGTGGCCAGTTTCCCACATTCGACAATACATCATATGTTGGAAATTCTGGACTGTGTGGATTTCCGTTATCACAAAAATGTGAAGAGTCTTCGCCTACAGGGATGCTgcaagaagatgatgatggtgaTTATGGTATTCTAGAAGGATTCTGTTGGCAGGCTGTTGTTTCCGGGTATGGATGTGGATTTGTAATTGGTCTGATTGTGGGTTGTGTGATTCTTGGGTATGGAAGGCCTAAATGGTTGGTGGAATGGATCTACAGATTTTACAGGATAAAGATGAGAAGCCGTAGAGGAAATGTGGAACcacaaagaagaagaagaagaacaaggAGACAAGAAG TTTGTAATTGGGTTGGTGTGTCGTGTGGCCTCAAACACGGCCGTGTCACTGCTCTCAATCTCTCTGGCTACGACCTTGCTGGAACTGTTGATCCACGTCTCGGAAACCTAACGTTTCTAAGATGTTTGGACATCAGTTCCAACAGTTTCACGGGGATCTTACCATTTGAGCTCTCTAAACTGCGTCGTTTGAAGGTGATGAATGCGGGAGTCAATTCATTCACCGGAGAAATACCGACATG GGCAGCAGCTACGCTCCCTCTGTTGCGCCCAGAACCTGACCCACTCGATGGAACACCACTGTACGCAGCTACACAGCCGCAATTCCAGTTCTCCGGCTACCAGCTGCCGCCTCCAAACACCGACCAGCTGCCGTATCCATACACCCACCAGCAGCCCCCTCGATCAAAAGCTAACTCTTGTTGGTATCCACCGAACCCGCCACAACAGCTCCAGCAGGGGCAGTCACTACCGCCGTCGTGCTGGGAACCACCATACCAACACCAGCAGTTCAGTTGGTCAGCATACGAACAGCCACCCACGTGGAAGCCATCATGTTGGGGTCTGCCAGCCAGCCGTGCAACGAGGATCGCTGAGTGCCTAATCGGAGACGAGACGGGGACAATTCTCTTTACGGCTAGTAACGATCAAGGTCTTGTTTGCGACAATGCCCTAGCTTGTGCTTTGAATTGA
- the LOC125191938 gene encoding syntaxin-22-like yields the protein MEKLEIGEVNEIFKDLAVLVHEQGTMIDDIGSNIEGSHAATAHAKSQLIKAAKTQRSNSSLTCLLLVIFGIVLLIVIIVLAV from the exons atggaaaaacttGAAATTGGTGAAGTAAATGAGATTTTCAAGGACCTTGCTGTACTTGTTCACGAGCAAGGGACAATGATTG ATGATATTGGCTCCAACATTGAGGGTTCACATGCTGCAACTGCTCATGCAAAATCACAGCTTATCAAAGCAGCTAAGACCCAACGGTCGAATTCATCACTG ACTTGCTTGTTGCTCGTGATTTTTGGAATCGTGCTTCTCATAGTAATTATAGTGCTTGCTGTCTGA